The Pirellulimonas nuda genome includes a region encoding these proteins:
- a CDS encoding glycoside hydrolase family 10 protein, producing the protein MYFVMGIGGRASGQAPPAPLREFRAAWIATVANIDWPSAPGLSAQEQQKELVALLDKAAELNLNAIVLQVRPACDAMYASKLEPWSEFLTGAMGRPPTPRYDPLEFAVREAHARGLQLHAWFNPYRALHSSSKGPVSDDHVSRKHPGMVREYGGQMWLDPGDNAAIDHSLRVIRDVVKRYDIDGVHLDDYFYPYPVDEGSAKKPFPDDASWATYLDSLDGQKPLSRDDWRRDNVNRFIHRLSEEVKAEKPWVQFGVSPFGIWRPGYPETIRGFDPYEALYADAKLWFQEGWVDYLTPQLYWMIDPPAQSYPVLMNWWIEQNEMGRHLWPGLYTSKVRDSGGWPAAEIVNQVKLTQQSAGAQGNVHFSMKALAGDRGGVATALKQGPYAQPALVPASPWLAEGPAPALPSVAVKRGRGGAAVSWRPAGRGGVAAWVVQTHSRGVWETQVLPADQKELKIDSAVGVQRVAVSAVDRLGRQGPTAIAEVTSAAPAGADRAGRARE; encoded by the coding sequence TTGTACTTCGTCATGGGGATTGGCGGCCGTGCCAGTGGGCAAGCGCCCCCCGCCCCGCTACGCGAGTTCCGCGCCGCCTGGATCGCTACGGTCGCCAACATCGATTGGCCCTCTGCGCCGGGCCTTTCGGCACAGGAGCAGCAGAAGGAACTCGTTGCGCTGCTGGACAAAGCGGCCGAGCTGAACCTCAACGCCATCGTGCTGCAGGTGCGGCCGGCGTGCGACGCTATGTACGCCAGCAAGCTAGAGCCGTGGTCGGAGTTTTTGACCGGCGCGATGGGGCGCCCCCCTACCCCGCGGTACGACCCGCTAGAGTTTGCGGTCCGCGAGGCGCACGCGCGGGGGCTGCAACTGCACGCGTGGTTCAACCCGTACCGGGCGCTTCACTCGTCGTCCAAGGGCCCGGTGAGCGACGACCACGTCAGCCGCAAGCACCCCGGCATGGTGCGTGAGTACGGCGGGCAGATGTGGCTTGATCCGGGGGACAACGCAGCGATCGACCACTCCCTACGCGTGATCCGCGACGTGGTGAAGCGTTACGATATCGACGGCGTCCACCTGGACGACTACTTCTACCCGTATCCCGTAGATGAGGGGAGCGCGAAGAAGCCGTTTCCCGACGACGCGTCGTGGGCCACATACCTCGACTCGCTCGACGGCCAGAAGCCGCTCAGCCGCGACGACTGGCGGCGGGACAACGTGAACCGCTTCATCCACCGCCTGTCCGAAGAGGTGAAGGCCGAGAAGCCGTGGGTGCAGTTCGGCGTCAGCCCGTTCGGCATCTGGCGCCCCGGCTACCCAGAAACGATCCGCGGCTTCGACCCCTACGAGGCGCTCTACGCCGACGCGAAGCTGTGGTTCCAAGAGGGCTGGGTCGACTACCTGACGCCGCAGCTCTACTGGATGATCGATCCGCCTGCACAGAGCTACCCGGTGCTGATGAACTGGTGGATCGAGCAGAACGAGATGGGCCGCCACCTGTGGCCCGGCTTGTACACTTCGAAGGTTCGCGACAGCGGCGGCTGGCCCGCGGCTGAGATCGTGAACCAGGTGAAGCTCACCCAACAGTCCGCGGGCGCCCAGGGGAACGTGCACTTCAGCATGAAGGCGCTTGCTGGCGACCGAGGCGGGGTCGCAACGGCGCTCAAGCAGGGGCCGTACGCTCAGCCGGCGCTCGTGCCGGCCTCGCCGTGGCTGGCCGAGGGCCCTGCCCCCGCGTTGCCCAGCGTTGCGGTGAAGCGGGGACGCGGCGGTGCGGCCGTCAGTTGGCGCCCGGCCGGCCGAGGCGGCGTGGCCGCCTGGGTGGTGCAGACTCACAGCCGTGGCGTTTGGGAGACCCAGGTCCTCCCCGCCGACCAGAAGGAGCTGAAGATCGACTCGGCCGTGGGAGTGCAGCGGGTCGCGGTCTCTGCGGTCGACCGGCTCGGACGGCAGGGCCCCACGGCGATCGCCGAAGTAACCTCCGCCGCGCCAGCAGGGGCCGATCGTGCCGGACGCGCTCGCGAATGA